CTGGGGCTGCTGGCGCTGTTCGTGGACAAATCGTTCGCCCGGCGCCTGCGCGAGAACCTGCGCCTGTCCGGCATTCCCGGGGCCGAGCGCCTGAGGTGGCGCGTGGCGATCGAGACCGGCAAGGGGGCGCTCGAGCTGTTGGTGGCCTGGGGCCGCTCGCCGCGCGGGGTGGCGCGGCTGGTGCGCGAGTGCTCGGGCTGGGAGCATGTCGAAGCGGCGCTCGCGGAGAAGCGCGGCATCGTGTTCGTGACCCCGCACCTCGGCGGTTTCGACATTGCCGGCCGTTATCTGAGTTCGCGCCTGCCTTTCCCGCTGACCGCGATGTACCGCCCGCCCAAGTTGCGCTGGCTCGAGCCGCTGATGAACGCCGGGCGCGTGCGCGGCAATGGCAAGACGGCGCCGGCCACGCCGGCCGGGGTGCGGCAATTGTTCAAGACGTTGAAGCAGCGTGAGGCCTTGATCATCCTGCCCGACCAGGCGCCGGGGGAGGGCGGCGGTGTCTGGGCGCCGTTCTTCGGCCGGCCCGCTTACACCATGACGCTGCTGGCCCGGCTCGCGCAGTCTGCGCAGACTTCCGTACTGTTCTTCTATGGTGAGCGCCTGTCGTTCGGGCGCGGCTACCGCGTGCATGTCGTGCCGATATCCGGCGCGTTCGCCGGTGATGCGGCGGCCGATGCGACACTGGTCAATCGCAATGTCGAGGCGCTGGTCCGGCGCTGCCCCGCGCAATACCTGTGGAGCTACAATCGTTACAAGCGGCCGGCAGGCGTCGAGCTGCCGGCGGAGGAGGTCAAGCCATGAGATTCGCATTATTCGTCTGGCGCCTGCTCAGCTATCTGCCGACGCCGCTGCTGGGCTTGTTCGGCTACGCCCTGGGCTGGTGCCTGTTCTGGGTCGGCAGGCGCACCACGATGCGCAACCTCGAGCTGTGTTTTCCGCAGCTCAGCCGTGCCGAGCGCGCACGCATCGGCCGTCGCCACTTCATGCGCTTGACACGGGCGCTGCTCGAGCTGGGCCTGCACATCTGGCAGCCGAAGGAACGCACGCTGAAGATGGTGCGGATGAAGGGCTGGGAGCATCTGGCGCCGCATCTCGGGCAGCCCGTCATCATGCTGAACCCGCACTTTGTCGGCCTCAACAACGGCTCGGCCATGCTCGGCGAGCGCCTGGCCGAGTATACGGGCTCCGTCACGCTCTACAGCCGGCACAAGGACCCGCAGATCGATGCGCTGTTCTACGACGCGCGCCAGCGTTTCGGCTCCCCGCAGCTGTTCGCGCGCCAGGACGGCCTGCGCGGCATCGTTAAGCAGCTCAAGCATGGTGTGCCATTCTTTTATCTGCCGGACATGGATTTCAACAGCAAGGATGCGGTGTTCGTGCCATTCTTCGGCGTGTTGGCCTCGACGCTGACCATGCCATCGCGGCTGGCCGCCATGACGGGGGCCCGTGTGGTGCCGGTGGTGACACGCCAGCTGTCGGTCTGGCGGGGTTATGAGATCGAGCTGTTTCCAGCCTGGGATGACTTTCCCGGTGCCGATCCGACCGAAGACGCGCGCCGTATGAATGCCTGGCTCGAAGACCGCGTGCGCGAGATGCCCGACCAGTATTACTGGGTGCACAAACGCTTCGGTACACGGCCGTCCGGCGAGAAGAACCTGTACAAATGATTGCGCAAACCGACTATCTGGCGCGCCTTGCCGCCATCCACCAGTCGCTCGGCATCGATCCCGGCTATGGCTGCGCACGCGGGCTGTCGCCGCAGATCGAGGCGACGGCGCTGGTCGAGGTCGGCCCGGACAAGTTCGGCCGCGACGCCCGGCTGGTGGCGGACGCGGCGGCGGCCTGGATGGCCATGCGTGACGCGGCCGCGAGCGATGGCGTGGTGCTTGAGCTCGTCTCGGCGTTTCGCAGCGTCGATTACCAGCGCGGGCTGATCGAGCGCAAGCTCGCCGCCGGGCTGGCTATCGACGCGATCCTTGAAGCCAGCGCGGCGCCGGGCTACAGCGAGCACCACACGGGGCGGGCGGTCGATCTCGGCACGCCCGGTTCGCCGGAGCTCGAAGAGGTGTTCGAGGCCACGGCTGCCTTCGCCTGGCTTGCCCGGCACGCGGCGCGATATGGCTTTCGCCTCAGCTTTCCGCGCGACAATCCGCACGGCATTCTTTATGAACCATGGCACTGGGCCTATACCGGCATCCAGGCCGAGAACCCCATCGCATGAATTTCGCCCTGTTTCTGCTCTGGCTGCTCCATTGGCTGCCGCTCTCCGTCCAGGCCGCTATCGGCAACGCGCTGGGCCGCCTGGCCTACTATCTGGCGAAGAGCCGGGTCAAGGTGGCGCGCACCAACCTCAAGCTGTGCTTCCCCGAACTGAGCGATGCCGAACGCGAGCGGCTGATCGTCAAGCATCTACAGTCCTTCATGCGCGGCGCGCTCGAGCACGGCCTGCTGTGGTGGGCGCCGGAGGCACGCCTGCGGCGCCTGTTGCGGCTCGAAGGCTACGAGATGTTCAAGACCTACCGTGACCGGCCGATCATCATGTTCGCGCCGCATTTCATGGGGCTCGACCATGGCGGCACGGCCTACCTGCTGCACGACACCGGCTGCTCGATGTATGCGCAGCAGAAGAACCCGCGCGTGACCGAGCTGCTGCTACGCGCGCGCAAGCGCTTCGGCAACGCGGTGCTGCTGTCGCGCCAGGATGGCATCCGCGCGCTGGTCAAGGCGGTCAAGCGTGACAAGCTGCCGTTCTACTACCTGCCCGACCAGGATTTCGGCCGTGAGGATGCGGTGTTCGTGCCGTTCTTCGGCGTCAAGGCCGCCACGCTCACGGGCCTGTCGCGCATCGCCAGGCTGACCGGCGCAGTGGTGATCCCGACGATCACGCGGCAGCTGCCGGGTGGCGGCGGTTACGTGATGACATTCCATCCGCCGCTGGAGAATTTCCCGAGCGACGATGTCGAAGCCGATACGCGCCGCATGAACGAATTCATCGAGGCGCGCGTGCGCGAGATGCCCGAGCAGTATTTCTGGACGCACAAACGCTTCAAGACTCGCCCCGAGGGCGAACGCTCGCTGTATTGAGGGAGTCATCATGTTCCACAACCCCAGCCCGGCGGGCATCGCCGACCTGCTCAGGCAAGTAAAGCGCATCGCCGTGCTCGGCTTGTCGCCGAATCCGCGTCGGCCGAGCCACAGCGTGTCGGCCCAGATGCAGCGTTTCGGCTACCAGATCGTGCCGGTGCGCCCGGCCGTCAGCGAGGTGCTCGGGCAGCCGGCCTATGCGCGGCTCGACCAGGTGCCGGGCGAGATCGATCTCGTCAACGTGTTCCGCAACGCGGCCGAGATCGACGCCATCGTCGACGACTGCATCCGCCTCAAGCTGCCGGCAATCTGGATACAGGAAGGCATCGTCAACGAAGCGGCCGCCGAGCGCGCCCGCGCAGCCGGCATGACGGTGGTGATGGACCGCTGCATTTACAAGGATTATCTGGCCTATTGCCTGTAATATGGCGGAAAAGCGCGGCCACGGCGCAATCAGGACGGATCACGCATGAAACTCAAGTTCACCAAGATGCAGGGCCTCGGCAACGATTTCATGGTTGTCGATGGTATCAACCAGGTCTTCCATTTCAGCAATGAGCAGATCGGCCAGTGGGGCGACCGCCGCTTCGGCATCGGCTTCGACCAGCTGTTGCTGGTCGAAAAATCGACACTGCCCGGCATCGATTTCAAGTACCGCATCTTCAACTGCGACGGCAGCGAGGTCGAGCAATGCGGCAACGGCTCGCGCTGCTTCGTGCGCTTTGTCCACGAGCAGGGGCTGACCGACAAGACCCAGATCCGCGTCGAGACTGCCAAGGGCACCATCGTGCCGCGGCTGGAGGGCAACGGCCTGGTCACCGTGGACATGGGCATGCCCTTTCTCGACCCGGTCGACATCCCTTTCGTGGCCGATGCGCAGGCGATCACCTATGGCCTCGATGTCGATGGCGAGCGCTACGAGATCGGCGCGGTGTCGATGGGCAACCCGCACGCGGTGCTGGTGGTCGACGATGTCGACGCCTACCCGGTGCGCGAGCTCGGTGCGCGCATCGAGGTTCATCCGCGTTTTCCGCGCAAGGTCAACGTCGGCTTCCTGCAGGTGATCGACCGCAGCCACATCAAGCTGCGCGTGTTCGAGCGCGCGGCCGGCGAGACGCTGGCCTGCGGCACCGGCGCCTGCGCCGCCGTGGTGTCGGGCATCCAGCGTGGCCTGCTCGACCCCACCGTGACCGTGTCCACGCGTGGCGGCGAGCTGACCATCAGCTGGGCGGGCGAGGGCCAGCCGGTACTGATGACCGGGCCGGCGGTGACCGTTTATCACGGCGAGATCGAAGTCTAGACGGCCGGTCGAAATCCAGGGGCCTGGCTTTTCGCCAGGCTCATCCACAGCCGGGCTGCTTGGGGGCAAGCGTGTACGGGCGTACATGCGGGCCGCGAATATCGTCCGGCTGCAAACGGCAAGTGTGGGGCCCGCTGACATGGGCTCCGAGGCGGGCGCCATGCCCCTATGCGAGGAATACACCATGCAATCGAGCCTTGTCGCTCAATACCTGAAGGACAACCCCAGCTTCTTCGAAGACTACGCCGACCTGCTCGCCGATATCTTCATCCCGCACCCGCACGGTGGCCACGCGATCTCGATCACCGAGCGCCAGATGCTGACCTTGCGCGAAAAGAACCGCCTGCTCGAGAACAAGCTCGGCGAGCTGTTGCAGTTTGGCGAAGAGAACGATGCGATCAGCGAAAAGGTGCATCGCCTGAGCCTGACGCTGTTGGCCGCACGTGATGCGGTCGAGGCGATCAACGGCTTCGTCTATAACCTGCTCGAGGATTTTGCCGTGCCGCATGTCGGCTTGCGGGTGTGGGGTATTGCCGGCGCCGACGGCGATCAGCCCGAGTTTCAGCCGGTATCCGATGCGGTCAAGCAACTGGCCGAGAATCTCGGCGAGCCTTACTGCGGCCCGCACGTGGCCGAGGAAACTCAGGCCTGGTTTGGTGAATCGGCAGCCAAGCTGCGCAGTTTCGCCCAGGTGCGGCTCGCCACCGACAAGACCGAGGGCCTGCTGGTGCTGGCCAGCGAAGACGCCGAACGCTTCTATCCCGAGATGGGCACGCTCTACCTCAAGCGCATCGGCGAGTTGCTGTCGGCGGTGCTGCTGCGGACCATTCCGCTCGGCCAGGTCTCCCGCCAGGAGGCATGATGCCGGCGCATGACGCGGCTGCGCCTGGCCCCGGGCGGCATGATGCCGACGGGGCGGTACCGTCGCTGTCACGCTTCCCGCCACTGCCCGCCAGCAAGGCGGAGCAGATCGCAGCCTATCTCGACTGGGTCCGTTTCGAGCGCAGGTTGAGCCCGCTGACCTGGGAGGCCTACCGGCACGACCTGTCCCTGCTCGAACGCCTGTCCGAGGGCACCGAGCTGCTGTCGCTGACGCCGCCGCAGGTCAAGCGCTTCGTCGGCAAGCTCAAGAACGACGGCCTGTCCGGGCGTTCGCTCGGGCGCGTGTTGTCGGCCTGGCGCGGCTTCTACGATTTTCTCGCGCATAAATACGGGGCTGAGCACAACCCGTGCATCGGGCTCAGGCCGCCCAAGTCGCCAAAGGCGCTGCCGCACGTGCTGACGCCCGACGAAGCGGCCAAGCTGCTGGAGATCGAGCCCGAGGACGTGCTCGTGGTGCGCGACAAGGCGATGTTCGAGCTGTTCTATTCGTCGGGCCTGCGGTTGTCGGAGCTCGTCAACCTGCCGCTCGACGCGTTGAAGCTGGCCGAAGGCGAGGTGCGCGTGCTCGGCAAGCGCAACAAGGAGCGCGTCGTGCCCGTCGGCGCCCCTGCCATCGCGGCGATCGAGGCCTGGCTCGCGCTGCGCGCGATGCTGGCGTCGCCTGACGAGCCGGTGCTGTTCGTCGGCCAGCACGGCGGGCGGCTGACTCCCAGGGCGGTGCAGAAGCGGCTGGCGGAATGCGGCGTGAAGCAGGCGCTGTCCGACCATGTCCACCCGCATGCCCTGCGCCACTCGATGGCCACCCACCTGCTGCAATCCTCGCAAGACCTGCGCGCGGTGCAGGAGATGCTGGGCCATGCCAGCATCTCGACGACGCAGGTCTACACCCATCTCGACTACCAGCACCTGCAGCAGATCTACGACCAGGCCCATCCGCGCGCGAAGCGCCAGGAAAAATAGGCCGAAGCCGCACCTGCAGCCGTCTTGCGCTTGGAAAAACCGGCGCCAGGCGTTATGTTGGCGGTATTGCCATTCAGGCGGCATTCTCCGCCCAGAGCCACGATGATTCGTTTGTTGAGCCGCTACCTGCTGGTCACCCTGCTTGCGCTGTGCACGGGCCTTGCCCTGGGCGCGGAGGCCGGCAAGACGGTGGCGCCGCCCGCCCAGTTGCAGTTGTACAACCGGCCCATCGTCACCTTCCACGCCACCTTGCTGTCCTATACCCCGACCGAGCGCGCGGCAGCGGCGCGTGAACGGGTGTTGCGCGCGCTGGAGCGCTCGCCGCATGGCACGCTCAGCGCCGTCACGCTGGCCGAGGGCGTGATGCTGAGGCTCGACGAGCAGAACCTGTTCCTGATCGCCGAGGGCGATGCCAATACGCTCGCCGGCCTGAGCCAGGCCGACGTGGCGCAGAACGCACGCGAGGCGCTGGCGACGGTGATGTCCGAGCGGCTCGAACTCGGCTCGGCGGCCCAGCTGCTGGCGCTGCTGCTCAAAGCGTGCGCCGCGACGGCGGCCATGCTGCTGGCGGGCTGGGCATTCCTGCGCGCGCGGCGCGTGGGCATGGTGGTGCTGCATCGTTGGCTCAATCACAGTATCGCTACGCTGGCGGCCTGGAAACGCCTGCGCATCTCGATGCGGGCTGTCTGGCGCGGCATACGCGCGCTGGAGCGGGGGCTGGGCAGCCTGGTGCTGCTGTTCCTGCTCTATGTCTGGGCCAGCTACGTGCTGTGGCTGTTCCCTTATACCCGCGCCTGGAGCGAGCAGCTCAATCACACGGTATTCGGCTTTCTCGGCCAGATCGCGTTGTCCATGATAGGCGCCTTGCCCGGCCTTGGCGTCGTGGTGCTGATCGTGATGCTGACGCGTTTTGCCGTGCGTCTGCTGCACCTGCTGCTGGCGCGCGTGGAAAATGGCCAGCTGGTGGTGCCGTTCATCGATCGCGACACCGCATCGACCACACGCCGCCTGCTCACGGTGGCTTGCTGGCTGTTCGCGATTGCCATGATCTACCCCTATCTGCCGGGCGCGAACACCGAGGCATTCAAGGGCTTGTCGGTGATGGTCGGGCTCATGGTGTCGCTCGGTGCGTCGAGCGTGGTCGGCCAGTTCGCCGCCGGGCTGATCCTTGTCTACTCGAAGTCGCTGAAGCACCACGAATATGTGCAGATCGGCGACGTGGAAGGGACGGTGGCCGAGATCGGCCTGTTCGCCACCAAGATCCATACCAACCTGCGCGAGGTCGTCAGCATCCCCAACTCGCTGCTGGTGGGGCAGACGGTGAAGAACTATTCGCGCCTCGCCTCGGGTGGCGGCGTGATCACCACGGTCAACGTCACCATCGGCTACGATGCGCCGTGGCGGCAGGTGCAGGCCATGTTGCTGGAGGCGGCGGAGGGCACGCGCGGCGTCCGCCGCGACCCCAAGCCCTATGTCTATCAGACTGCGCTGTCCGACTACTACGTCGAATACAGCCTGCGCGTGGCGGTGGACGACCCGCGCCGCCGGCTCGAGATCCTCAACGAGCTGCACGGCCATGTGCAGGACGTGTTCAACCATTACGGCGTGCAGATCATGTCGCCGCACTACATGGCCGACCCCGATCAGCCCAAGGTAGTGGCGCCGCGCGACTGGTATCCGGCGCCGGCGAAGCAACCCTGAGCATCGCTGCAGGGCAGGCGTGGCGCGCCTTCCAGCCTTGCCGGGGAGCGCGCCAGGCTTGCCGCGCAGGCCGGCACCATGTCTTGCCTGCGTGTACGGGCATCTAAGCCTCGCCCAGCGCGACGATCAGGCCATCCGTCAGCCAGGTTTTCAGGTATTGCGCGGCGTGCAATGGCGCCTCGTCTTCGCAGACGAAAGCACACAGGCCCTCGCACACCTCGCCGAAACCCGCGCCGGCCCGGGCGCTGTCGAGGGCATCGGCCTCGGCGGCGTCGAGCGAGCGGAAGTAGCTGGTGATGCCATTGCGCCAGATCAGCCATGGCTGCGGCTGGCCTGCCATGGCCGGTGGTGGCGTTGCCTCGGCGTTGGCGGTAACGGCCTTCCAGATCGTCGGGATATTCCATGCGAGCGTCAGCCGGCGCAGCGAGGGGTGGAAGCTGAATTGCAGCCCGGCCCAGTCCTCGGGCGTGACGGCAGCCATCGTGCCGACGCCGAGCGCTGGCCTGTCGGCGGCATCGAAGGCCTCGGTCATGCTCCATTCCCACGCGGCGAGCTCGGCCAGGCGGTTATCCGCGCCATAGCCGGCATGTTCGCCGAGGAAGGTCGGCAGGCGGTCGCCGAACCAGCGGATGGAAAAATGAGTCGGCGCGTGGGCGGCGAGATAGTCGCGTGCAATGCGCTCGAAGCCATCGTCGCCGACCATCTGGCGCAGGATCGGGTAATTGCTGTCGAGCGCCTCGATCAGCCTGCGGCGGTAGGCGTTGGCGTAGACCGCGAGTCGGGTCGGGGCGTCGACCTTGTCCGTGCCGACGATATGCTCGGCGAATCCGTCGTTGTCGCCGCGCAGGTGGCGGTAGAAGCCGTGTTCGAGCTCGTCGAGTGTCATGCCGGCACCGCCTGGGCCTGTGCGGCGATGCGGCGCGCCTGATCGAGCTCGGCCAGCAGCTCGGGCAGCGGCGGGATGTCGTCGTCGCGTTCGATCATCGTCGATACCGGGCCAAAACGGCTGATCGCCTCGCGGTACAGCGCCCATACCGGGTCGGGCACCGGGTGGTCGTGGGTGTCGATCAGGTAGGCGCCGGCATCGGTGTGGCCGGCCAGGTGTATCTGCTGGATGCGCTCGGCCGGCATGCCGTCGAGGTAGTCGAGCGCGTCGAACTCATGGTTGACGCTGCTGACATAGATATTGTTGACGTCGAGCAGGATCAGGCAATCCGCGCGTTGTGCGATCTCGCGCAGGAAGTCCCATTCGGTCATGCCCGAGCTTTTGTAGCTGACATAGCTCGATACGTTTTCGAGCAGGATGCGCCGGCCGAGGAAATCCTGCACCGCCTGCACCCGTTCGGCCACGTGGCGGATCGCCTCTTCGGTGTAGGGCAGCGGCAGCAGGTCGTGCGCGTTGTGGCCGCCTATGCCGGTCCAGCACAGGTGGTCCGAAATCCAGGCGGGCTCGATGCGTTGCGCCAGCGCCTTGAGGCGCGCCAGGTAGTCGCGGTTGAGCGGGTCGCCCGAGCCGATGGACAGGCTCACGCCATGCATGACCATCGGGTAGTGTTCGCGGATACGGTCGAGAAAGTGCAGCGGCTTGCCGCCGTCGACCATGTAGTTTTCGGAAATGATCTCGAACCAGTCGACCGCAGGACGGCTGTCGAGAATCGCAGTGTAGTGGTCGGTTCGCAGGCCGAGGCCGAAACCGAGGCTGGGGTAGTGGCTCATGGTGATCGGGCCGGACGAGCCGGCCCCGGGCGTCCTGTCAGTTAACAACCTTGCCGTGCTTGGCCGTGCACTCCTTTTCGGTGGCCGAGAGCCAGCCGTGACCCTTGCAGGTATTCTGGCCCTTGCACTCGTTCGTGGCCGATTTGCATTCGCTCGTGCCCTTGCAGGAATTGATGCCGGCACACTTTACCGTGGCATCTTCAGCATGGGCCGCGCCGGCCACGCCGACGGCGGAGAACATGGCTGCAGCTGCGGTGGCCAGCGCAAGTCCGGCAAATTTTCTCTTATCCATGGTAATGCTCCTTTCAGATTGACTGGAAAAACGGCTTCACACCCAAATCGGGTCGCCTGGGTATCCCGCGGCGACACGTCATGCGTGGCACCGGCCGGTTACGCTGACTTGGTCGAAACCCATATCGATTTCTTACAGCCCGTTGCCGATCGTGCTGGTGGCACCCGACGACCGGCAGCAGGCTGTCACTGTGGTTTCGGCTTCGCCGCTTCGGCCTGTGCCGCCTCGCATTCCTGCTTGGTCGTCTCCACCCAGCCCTGGCCCTTGCAGGTATTCATGCCCTTGCAGTCGTTTTTGGCGGATTTGCACGAACCCTGGCCCTTGCAGCCATTGATGCCTTCGCACTTCACGCGGGCCTCGTCCGCCTGGGCCGTGCCTATCGCGGCGCTGGCAAACATCGTGGCGGCCGCGGCAGCCAGGGCGATCTGGGATAGTGTCGATTTCATCGGCTAACTCCTTTTAACGTGTTCGAACATCGCAGCCCGACATGGGCTGGACGCGCTATTCAACGTAACACCGCCGAGATGGTTATGACAAAAACATGAAACAAACAGAATCTTCAGGTTTCGTGCATTACATCGACGGCATGGTTCGAACGGCGTTGAAGTGCTAACGACAAAGGGCTTTCCGGGATGGCTTGCGGTCTTGGGTTCGCATAGGCGGATCACGTAAATGCGCGATATCGCACGCGATTTTTGGGTTGCGTGGCCAAATCAGACGTTTACCGCACGATCCCGCGCTTTCCTGCAACGTCGGTCATGTGGCCATATACGGGTGAATGCCGCGATTGGATGCGGCGTACAGAAAAAAGATTGGCAAGGCGCGTGAAGCCCTGTTTCCAAACGGTATAATCCGCCTTTTACCGTTTAGCCAGGAAGCGTTGCATCATGCAAGAACAGTACAGCCCGGCGCAGGTCGAGCAGGCCGCACAGGACCACTGGAACCGTACCCAGGCCTTCAAGGCCGTCGAAGATGGCGGCAAGCCCAAGTACTACTGCCTGTCGATGTTCCCGTACCCCTCGGGCAAGCTGCACATGGGCCACGTGCGCAATTACACGATCGGCGATGTGTTGTCGCGCTTCATGAAGCTCAATGGCTACAACGTGCTGCAGCCGATGGGCTGGGATGCCTTCGGCCTGCCGGCCGAGAACGCCGCGATGAAGAATGGCGTGGCGCCCGCCGCCTGGACCTACGACAACATCGCCTACATGACCCAGCAGCTCAAGAGCCTGGGCCTGGCGATCGACTGGGAACGCGAAGTCACCACCTGCAAGCCCGACTACTACCGCTGGGAGCAGTGGCTGTTCACCAAGCTGTTCGAGAAGGGCCTGATCTACAAGAAGAACGGTGTCGTGAACTGGGACCCGGTCGACCACACGGTGCTCGCCAACGAGCAGGTGATCGACGGCCGCGGCTGGCGCTCTGGCGCGCTGGTCGAGAAGCGCGAGATCCCGATGTACTACTTCAAGATCACCGCCTACGCCGACGAGTTGCTGACCTCGCTCGACAGCCTGCCGGGCTGGCCCGAGCAGGTGAAGACGATGCAGCGCAACTGGATCGGCAAGAGCTTCGGCGCCGACATCGTGTTCGACTACGACGTCGCAACCAGCGGCGAGGGCAGCCTCAAGGTCTACACCACGCGCCCGGACACGCTGATGGGCGCCACCTATGTCGCCGTCGCCGCCGAGCACCCGCTCGCCACGCGCGCCGCCGAGAAGAACCCGGCGCTGGCCG
This sequence is a window from Chitinivorax sp. PXF-14. Protein-coding genes within it:
- a CDS encoding lysophospholipid acyltransferase family protein, which produces MNFALFLLWLLHWLPLSVQAAIGNALGRLAYYLAKSRVKVARTNLKLCFPELSDAERERLIVKHLQSFMRGALEHGLLWWAPEARLRRLLRLEGYEMFKTYRDRPIIMFAPHFMGLDHGGTAYLLHDTGCSMYAQQKNPRVTELLLRARKRFGNAVLLSRQDGIRALVKAVKRDKLPFYYLPDQDFGREDAVFVPFFGVKAATLTGLSRIARLTGAVVIPTITRQLPGGGGYVMTFHPPLENFPSDDVEADTRRMNEFIEARVREMPEQYFWTHKRFKTRPEGERSLY
- a CDS encoding DUF692 domain-containing protein, with the protein product MSHYPSLGFGLGLRTDHYTAILDSRPAVDWFEIISENYMVDGGKPLHFLDRIREHYPMVMHGVSLSIGSGDPLNRDYLARLKALAQRIEPAWISDHLCWTGIGGHNAHDLLPLPYTEEAIRHVAERVQAVQDFLGRRILLENVSSYVSYKSSGMTEWDFLREIAQRADCLILLDVNNIYVSSVNHEFDALDYLDGMPAERIQQIHLAGHTDAGAYLIDTHDHPVPDPVWALYREAISRFGPVSTMIERDDDIPPLPELLAELDQARRIAAQAQAVPA
- a CDS encoding lipid A biosynthesis acyltransferase → MRFALFVWRLLSYLPTPLLGLFGYALGWCLFWVGRRTTMRNLELCFPQLSRAERARIGRRHFMRLTRALLELGLHIWQPKERTLKMVRMKGWEHLAPHLGQPVIMLNPHFVGLNNGSAMLGERLAEYTGSVTLYSRHKDPQIDALFYDARQRFGSPQLFARQDGLRGIVKQLKHGVPFFYLPDMDFNSKDAVFVPFFGVLASTLTMPSRLAAMTGARVVPVVTRQLSVWRGYEIELFPAWDDFPGADPTEDARRMNAWLEDRVREMPDQYYWVHKRFGTRPSGEKNLYK
- a CDS encoding CoA-binding protein, with amino-acid sequence MFHNPSPAGIADLLRQVKRIAVLGLSPNPRRPSHSVSAQMQRFGYQIVPVRPAVSEVLGQPAYARLDQVPGEIDLVNVFRNAAEIDAIVDDCIRLKLPAIWIQEGIVNEAAAERARAAGMTVVMDRCIYKDYLAYCL
- a CDS encoding DUF484 family protein, with the protein product MQSSLVAQYLKDNPSFFEDYADLLADIFIPHPHGGHAISITERQMLTLREKNRLLENKLGELLQFGEENDAISEKVHRLSLTLLAARDAVEAINGFVYNLLEDFAVPHVGLRVWGIAGADGDQPEFQPVSDAVKQLAENLGEPYCGPHVAEETQAWFGESAAKLRSFAQVRLATDKTEGLLVLASEDAERFYPEMGTLYLKRIGELLSAVLLRTIPLGQVSRQEA
- a CDS encoding D-alanyl-D-alanine carboxypeptidase family protein, which codes for MIAQTDYLARLAAIHQSLGIDPGYGCARGLSPQIEATALVEVGPDKFGRDARLVADAAAAWMAMRDAAASDGVVLELVSAFRSVDYQRGLIERKLAAGLAIDAILEASAAPGYSEHHTGRAVDLGTPGSPELEEVFEATAAFAWLARHAARYGFRLSFPRDNPHGILYEPWHWAYTGIQAENPIA
- the xerC gene encoding tyrosine recombinase XerC, which codes for MMPAHDAAAPGPGRHDADGAVPSLSRFPPLPASKAEQIAAYLDWVRFERRLSPLTWEAYRHDLSLLERLSEGTELLSLTPPQVKRFVGKLKNDGLSGRSLGRVLSAWRGFYDFLAHKYGAEHNPCIGLRPPKSPKALPHVLTPDEAAKLLEIEPEDVLVVRDKAMFELFYSSGLRLSELVNLPLDALKLAEGEVRVLGKRNKERVVPVGAPAIAAIEAWLALRAMLASPDEPVLFVGQHGGRLTPRAVQKRLAECGVKQALSDHVHPHALRHSMATHLLQSSQDLRAVQEMLGHASISTTQVYTHLDYQHLQQIYDQAHPRAKRQEK
- a CDS encoding DUF2063 domain-containing protein, producing MTLDELEHGFYRHLRGDNDGFAEHIVGTDKVDAPTRLAVYANAYRRRLIEALDSNYPILRQMVGDDGFERIARDYLAAHAPTHFSIRWFGDRLPTFLGEHAGYGADNRLAELAAWEWSMTEAFDAADRPALGVGTMAAVTPEDWAGLQFSFHPSLRRLTLAWNIPTIWKAVTANAEATPPPAMAGQPQPWLIWRNGITSYFRSLDAAEADALDSARAGAGFGEVCEGLCAFVCEDEAPLHAAQYLKTWLTDGLIVALGEA
- a CDS encoding lysophospholipid acyltransferase family protein, with translation MLLAAVARVPLVVLHTLGGLLGLLALFVDKSFARRLRENLRLSGIPGAERLRWRVAIETGKGALELLVAWGRSPRGVARLVRECSGWEHVEAALAEKRGIVFVTPHLGGFDIAGRYLSSRLPFPLTAMYRPPKLRWLEPLMNAGRVRGNGKTAPATPAGVRQLFKTLKQREALIILPDQAPGEGGGVWAPFFGRPAYTMTLLARLAQSAQTSVLFFYGERLSFGRGYRVHVVPISGAFAGDAAADATLVNRNVEALVRRCPAQYLWSYNRYKRPAGVELPAEEVKP
- the dapF gene encoding diaminopimelate epimerase yields the protein MKLKFTKMQGLGNDFMVVDGINQVFHFSNEQIGQWGDRRFGIGFDQLLLVEKSTLPGIDFKYRIFNCDGSEVEQCGNGSRCFVRFVHEQGLTDKTQIRVETAKGTIVPRLEGNGLVTVDMGMPFLDPVDIPFVADAQAITYGLDVDGERYEIGAVSMGNPHAVLVVDDVDAYPVRELGARIEVHPRFPRKVNVGFLQVIDRSHIKLRVFERAAGETLACGTGACAAVVSGIQRGLLDPTVTVSTRGGELTISWAGEGQPVLMTGPAVTVYHGEIEV
- a CDS encoding mechanosensitive ion channel family protein — encoded protein: MIRLLSRYLLVTLLALCTGLALGAEAGKTVAPPAQLQLYNRPIVTFHATLLSYTPTERAAAARERVLRALERSPHGTLSAVTLAEGVMLRLDEQNLFLIAEGDANTLAGLSQADVAQNAREALATVMSERLELGSAAQLLALLLKACAATAAMLLAGWAFLRARRVGMVVLHRWLNHSIATLAAWKRLRISMRAVWRGIRALERGLGSLVLLFLLYVWASYVLWLFPYTRAWSEQLNHTVFGFLGQIALSMIGALPGLGVVVLIVMLTRFAVRLLHLLLARVENGQLVVPFIDRDTASTTRRLLTVACWLFAIAMIYPYLPGANTEAFKGLSVMVGLMVSLGASSVVGQFAAGLILVYSKSLKHHEYVQIGDVEGTVAEIGLFATKIHTNLREVVSIPNSLLVGQTVKNYSRLASGGGVITTVNVTIGYDAPWRQVQAMLLEAAEGTRGVRRDPKPYVYQTALSDYYVEYSLRVAVDDPRRRLEILNELHGHVQDVFNHYGVQIMSPHYMADPDQPKVVAPRDWYPAPAKQP